The proteins below come from a single Staphylococcus sp. MI 10-1553 genomic window:
- the dnaK gene encoding molecular chaperone DnaK, producing MSKVIGIDLGTTNSCVSVLEGDEPKVIQNPEGARTTPSVVAFKNGETQVGEVAKRQAITNPNTIQSIKRYMGTDHKENIDGKSYTPQEISAMILQNLKSTAESYLGEKVEKAVITVPAYFNDAERQATKDAGKIAGLEVERIINEPTAAALAYGLDKTDKDEKVLVFDLGGGTFDVSILELGDGVFEVLATAGDNKLGGDDFDQVIIDYLVQQFKSENGVDLSQDKMALQRLKDAAEKAKKDLSGVSSTQISLPFISAGEAGPLHLETTLSRAKFEELAYDLVQKTMGPTRQAMKDAGLSNADIDEVILVGGSTRIPAVQEAIKKEIGKEPNKGVNPDEVVAMGAAIQGGVITGDVKDVVLLDVTPLSLGIEIMGGRMNTLIERNTTIPTSKSQVYSTAADNQPAVDIHVLQGERPMASDNKTLGRFQLTDIPPAPRGVPQIEVTFDIDKNGIVNVTAKDLGTNKEQNITIESSSALSDEEIDRMVKDAEQNAEADKKRREEVDLRNDADQLVFQVDKTLKDLGDNVSKEDKKEAEAKKDELKTALEGSDIEDIKAKKEALEQVVQQLSMKVYEQAQQAAQQQDGANASQNDSTVEDAEFKEVNDDDNQQK from the coding sequence ATGAGTAAAGTAATTGGAATTGACTTAGGTACAACAAACTCTTGCGTATCAGTATTAGAAGGTGACGAACCTAAAGTCATTCAAAACCCTGAAGGCGCAAGAACAACACCATCTGTCGTTGCATTTAAAAATGGTGAAACACAAGTTGGGGAAGTTGCTAAACGTCAGGCTATCACAAACCCTAATACAATCCAATCTATTAAACGTTATATGGGTACAGACCATAAAGAAAATATTGACGGTAAATCTTATACACCACAAGAAATTTCTGCGATGATTTTACAAAACTTAAAAAGCACTGCAGAAAGCTACTTAGGTGAAAAAGTTGAAAAAGCTGTTATTACAGTTCCTGCTTACTTCAATGATGCAGAACGTCAAGCGACTAAAGATGCGGGTAAAATCGCTGGTCTTGAAGTTGAACGTATTATCAACGAACCAACAGCTGCAGCATTAGCATATGGTTTAGATAAAACTGACAAAGATGAAAAAGTACTTGTATTCGACCTTGGTGGCGGTACTTTCGACGTATCTATCCTTGAACTAGGTGACGGCGTATTTGAAGTATTAGCAACAGCAGGTGACAATAAACTTGGTGGGGACGATTTTGACCAAGTGATTATTGATTACTTAGTACAACAATTCAAATCTGAAAATGGTGTTGACTTATCACAAGATAAAATGGCATTACAACGTTTAAAAGATGCTGCTGAAAAAGCGAAAAAAGACTTATCAGGTGTATCTTCAACACAAATTTCATTACCATTTATCTCAGCTGGTGAAGCTGGTCCATTACACTTAGAAACAACTTTAAGCCGTGCGAAATTTGAAGAATTAGCATATGATCTTGTACAAAAAACAATGGGACCTACACGTCAAGCAATGAAAGATGCTGGTCTTTCAAACGCTGACATTGATGAAGTCATCTTAGTAGGTGGTTCAACACGTATTCCTGCAGTACAAGAAGCAATTAAAAAAGAAATCGGTAAAGAACCAAACAAAGGTGTAAACCCTGACGAAGTCGTTGCGATGGGTGCAGCAATCCAAGGTGGGGTAATCACTGGTGATGTTAAAGATGTTGTATTATTAGACGTAACACCGCTTTCATTAGGTATCGAAATTATGGGTGGCCGTATGAATACTTTAATTGAAAGAAACACAACAATCCCAACATCTAAATCTCAAGTTTACTCAACGGCAGCAGATAACCAACCAGCTGTAGACATTCACGTCTTACAAGGTGAACGTCCAATGGCATCAGATAACAAAACATTAGGTCGTTTCCAATTAACTGATATTCCACCAGCACCACGTGGGGTACCTCAAATCGAAGTGACATTTGATATCGATAAAAATGGTATTGTAAATGTAACTGCAAAAGATTTAGGTACAAATAAAGAACAAAACATCACAATCGAATCTTCTTCTGCATTATCTGATGAAGAAATCGATCGTATGGTGAAAGATGCTGAACAAAACGCTGAAGCAGATAAAAAACGACGTGAAGAAGTAGACTTAAGAAACGATGCTGATCAACTTGTATTCCAAGTCGACAAAACTTTAAAAGACTTAGGCGACAATGTGAGCAAAGAAGATAAAAAAGAAGCTGAAGCGAAAAAAGACGAATTAAAAACTGCATTAGAAGGTAGCGACATTGAAGACATTAAAGCGAAAAAAGAAGCTCTAGAACAAGTCGTACAACAATTATCAATGAAAGTTTATGAGCAAGCACAACAAGCTGCACAACAACAAGATGGCGCGAATGCTTCTCAAAACGATAGTACTGTTGAAGATGCAGAGTTTAAAGAAGTTAACGACGACGACAATCAACAAAAATAG
- the dnaJ gene encoding molecular chaperone DnaJ yields the protein MAKRDYYEVLGVSKSASKDEIKKAYRKLSKKYHPDINKEEGSDEKFKEISEAYEVLSDENKRAQYDQFGHSGPQGGFGQGFGGQDFSGFGGGGFEDIFSQFFGGAQRQRDPNAPRRGDDLQYTMTVTFDEAVFGTKKEISIRKEVTCHTCDGEGAKPGTKKKTCSYCHGAGHVSVEQNTILGRVRTEKVCPECNGTGEEFEEPCPTCHGKGTELKNVKLEVTVPEGVDNDQQIRLAGQGGPGENGGPAGDLFVIFRVQPSDKFTREGDDILYNHNISFAQAALGDEVKIPTLKGHVMLTVPEGTQTGKQFRLKGKGIKNVHGYGYGDLFVNIRVQTPTSLNERQRELLKEFAEVSGETVNEQPSNFKDKARRFFKGE from the coding sequence TTGGCAAAACGAGATTATTACGAAGTCCTTGGCGTGTCCAAGAGCGCGAGTAAAGATGAAATCAAAAAAGCCTACCGCAAATTATCGAAAAAATACCATCCAGATATTAATAAAGAAGAAGGTTCGGACGAGAAGTTTAAAGAAATCTCTGAAGCCTATGAAGTATTAAGTGACGAAAATAAACGTGCGCAATACGATCAGTTTGGTCATAGTGGTCCTCAAGGTGGCTTTGGACAAGGGTTTGGTGGTCAAGACTTCTCTGGATTCGGTGGCGGCGGCTTTGAAGATATCTTTAGCCAGTTCTTTGGCGGTGCACAACGTCAACGTGATCCTAATGCGCCACGTCGAGGTGACGATCTTCAATACACAATGACTGTCACTTTTGATGAAGCTGTTTTCGGTACAAAGAAAGAAATTTCAATTCGAAAAGAAGTGACATGTCATACATGTGATGGCGAAGGTGCTAAACCAGGTACTAAAAAGAAAACATGTTCATACTGTCATGGTGCAGGGCACGTTTCTGTCGAACAAAATACCATTTTAGGCCGTGTAAGAACTGAAAAAGTTTGTCCTGAATGTAATGGTACTGGAGAAGAATTTGAAGAGCCATGTCCAACATGTCACGGTAAAGGAACGGAGTTAAAAAATGTTAAACTTGAAGTGACAGTGCCTGAAGGTGTCGATAATGATCAACAAATTCGTTTGGCAGGACAAGGTGGACCAGGTGAAAATGGTGGACCGGCTGGTGATCTTTTCGTTATTTTTCGTGTGCAACCATCTGATAAATTCACACGTGAAGGTGATGACATTTTATACAATCACAATATTAGCTTTGCACAAGCTGCATTAGGTGACGAAGTTAAAATTCCTACATTAAAAGGTCATGTCATGCTTACAGTGCCTGAGGGAACACAAACAGGCAAACAATTTAGACTCAAAGGTAAAGGAATTAAAAATGTTCACGGTTATGGCTATGGTGATTTATTTGTTAATATACGTGTTCAAACACCAACCAGCCTTAACGAGCGTCAACGTGAACTGTTAAAAGAATTTGCCGAAGTAAGTGGAGAAACAGTTAACGAACAACCTTCAAATTTTAAAGATAAAGCACGTCGTTTTTTTAAAGGAGAATAA
- the prmA gene encoding 50S ribosomal protein L11 methyltransferase, which translates to MNWIELSVTVNQAAESIATEILQEAGSNGVAIEDSSEVSKIREDRFGEIFELNPADYPEQHMIVKAYFNDLQFDETLKNSIFAQLQASPLMDQNVLAIEEKFIQESDWENEWKNYFHPFQASERFFIVPSWESVERDDTHLYIELDPGMAFGTGDHPTTSMCLKALEQIVQPHHRVIDVGTGSGILSIASYLLGAQSIKATDLDEMAVQVAKENFEKNHCLDAIETATSNLLTEEKGQYDVVIANILVHIIEKMVQDAYDHLNPEGYFITSGIIEEKRESIQTLMEETGFTIKEVKNDEGWICIIGQKVN; encoded by the coding sequence ATGAATTGGATTGAACTTTCAGTAACTGTTAACCAAGCAGCAGAATCTATCGCCACTGAAATTTTACAAGAAGCAGGTTCTAACGGTGTTGCGATTGAAGACTCAAGTGAGGTTTCTAAAATTCGAGAAGATCGTTTTGGTGAAATTTTTGAACTTAATCCAGCTGACTATCCAGAGCAACATATGATTGTTAAAGCTTATTTTAATGATTTACAATTTGACGAAACTTTGAAAAACAGCATATTTGCACAACTTCAAGCTTCCCCCTTGATGGACCAAAATGTGTTGGCGATAGAAGAAAAGTTCATCCAAGAGTCTGATTGGGAAAACGAATGGAAAAATTACTTCCATCCATTTCAAGCATCTGAACGCTTTTTCATAGTGCCAAGTTGGGAATCTGTCGAGCGTGATGATACGCATCTCTATATTGAATTGGATCCAGGTATGGCCTTTGGTACTGGGGATCATCCGACAACAAGTATGTGTCTCAAAGCGCTTGAGCAGATTGTCCAACCACATCATCGTGTCATTGATGTCGGTACAGGTTCTGGTATTTTAAGTATCGCTTCATATTTATTAGGTGCGCAATCGATTAAAGCGACGGACTTAGATGAAATGGCTGTCCAAGTTGCAAAAGAAAACTTTGAAAAAAATCATTGTTTAGACGCGATTGAAACGGCAACAAGTAATTTACTGACAGAGGAAAAGGGTCAATATGATGTCGTCATTGCCAACATTTTAGTGCACATTATTGAAAAAATGGTTCAAGATGCATATGATCATTTAAATCCTGAAGGCTACTTTATCACTTCTGGTATTATTGAAGAGAAACGTGAATCGATTCAAACATTAATGGAAGAAACAGGGTTCACAATTAAGGAAGTTAAAAACGATGAAGGTTGGATTTGTATCATCGGTCAGAAGGTGAATTAA